In Burkholderia savannae, one genomic interval encodes:
- a CDS encoding DUF2783 domain-containing protein, producing MGATATENLAGHLTGVRVPELADPDARFSMLADACRDLDDAQGHLFHAQLVLVLMHHIADPEVLREAIEIARAGLD from the coding sequence ATGGGCGCAACCGCAACCGAAAACCTGGCCGGGCACCTGACGGGCGTCCGCGTGCCGGAACTTGCCGATCCGGACGCCCGTTTTTCAATGCTGGCCGATGCGTGCCGCGATCTCGACGACGCGCAAGGGCATCTGTTTCATGCGCAACTCGTTCTCGTGCTGATGCATCACATTGCAGACCCCGAGGTGTTGCGCGAGGCGATCGAGATCGCGCGCGCGGGCCTCGACTGA
- a CDS encoding nuclear transport factor 2 family protein — protein MNRIPLRAGRLIGTLTFAALSCASLAQTSNNQRTTPAKAADAIEIQYLIAQYVATLDADTVGESTQSRVDRFTRMFTPDGVWTQHVWNAGKPADDGPGCFVRGQAQLTRFAQVLFGNATSRPTATARHNLVTPLIDIAGDRAEAAVNWMQTRDATLSEGRVELLATGRYYLTFRRQPSGWAIEKLDLMSDHPLYGTPLGPPCTPTGPR, from the coding sequence GTGAATCGAATCCCGCTTCGCGCCGGCCGGCTGATCGGCACGCTCACGTTCGCCGCGTTGTCCTGCGCCAGCCTCGCCCAGACCTCCAACAACCAGAGAACGACGCCGGCGAAAGCGGCCGACGCGATCGAGATCCAGTACCTCATTGCGCAGTACGTTGCGACGCTCGACGCCGACACCGTCGGCGAATCGACGCAAAGCCGGGTGGACCGGTTCACCCGCATGTTCACGCCCGACGGCGTGTGGACGCAGCATGTATGGAACGCGGGCAAGCCCGCCGACGACGGCCCCGGCTGTTTCGTCCGCGGCCAGGCGCAGCTCACGCGATTTGCGCAAGTGCTGTTCGGCAACGCGACGAGCCGACCGACCGCGACCGCGCGGCACAATCTCGTGACGCCGCTCATCGACATCGCCGGCGACCGCGCGGAAGCCGCCGTCAACTGGATGCAGACGCGCGACGCAACGCTGTCCGAAGGACGCGTCGAGCTGCTCGCGACAGGCCGCTATTACCTGACGTTCCGACGTCAACCTTCGGGCTGGGCGATCGAGAAGCTCGACCTGATGAGCGATCATCCGTTGTACGGCACGCCGCTCGGGCCGCCGTGCACGCCAACCGGGCCGCGCTGA
- a CDS encoding FAD-dependent monooxygenase, which translates to MHIPPRFSYRRPVELDRDATARVPVVIVGAGLIGLALACDLAQRGVASVVLEARDAPIDGSRAIVFAQRSLEILARMQLGPQLLERGVNWKVGRLYHQAREVFSFDFQPEPGFAWPAFINVQQSYIEEWLAQACAQSGLVELRALHRVTDVESRADGATVAIETPDGEYRVDCDWLIACDGARSTVRKVLDLPFVGEMFPDRFLIVDVEMHDAELRAERRFWFDPPFHPNRSVLLHKQPDNLWRVDFQLGVDADPALERQPERVERRLRAMFGQRAAFRIDWVSVYTFRCRRLERFVQSRVVFAGDSAHEVSPFGGRGGNGGLQDVDNLGWRLAAIVRHGASPSLIDSYNEERVFAADENILNSTRSARFISPESPAVDTLRRAALALARTTTFGRALVNSGRLSRPSVLTDVGQFAGASALPGVLKPGSPAIDAPVKRAGEPDWLLAHLGGAGYTLLVYGEPDDAALDALGAAPSAHPLDVVVVSPVRHAHEPSGRIVLWDHEGFVALRYGLACGNVLLLRPDQHVLGSFARVDSPELRAALQRTVGVSVPISSEEA; encoded by the coding sequence ATGCATATTCCACCCCGTTTTTCCTATCGCCGCCCAGTCGAGCTCGATCGCGACGCAACGGCGCGCGTTCCCGTCGTGATCGTCGGCGCGGGGCTGATCGGCCTCGCGCTCGCTTGCGATCTTGCTCAACGAGGCGTGGCGAGCGTCGTGCTGGAAGCGCGTGACGCGCCGATCGACGGTTCGCGCGCGATCGTTTTCGCCCAGCGCAGCCTCGAGATCCTCGCGCGAATGCAACTCGGCCCGCAGTTGCTCGAGAGGGGCGTGAACTGGAAGGTCGGCCGGCTGTACCACCAGGCTCGGGAGGTGTTCAGCTTCGATTTCCAGCCGGAGCCGGGCTTCGCGTGGCCCGCGTTCATCAACGTCCAGCAGTCGTATATCGAGGAATGGCTCGCGCAAGCCTGCGCGCAGAGCGGTCTCGTCGAGCTGCGCGCGCTTCATCGCGTCACCGACGTGGAGAGCCGCGCCGACGGTGCGACGGTCGCGATCGAGACGCCCGACGGCGAGTACCGCGTCGATTGCGACTGGTTGATCGCGTGCGACGGCGCGCGCTCGACGGTGCGAAAGGTGCTGGACCTGCCGTTCGTCGGCGAGATGTTCCCGGACCGATTTCTGATCGTCGACGTCGAGATGCACGATGCCGAGCTCCGCGCCGAGCGGCGCTTCTGGTTCGACCCGCCGTTTCATCCGAACCGATCCGTACTCCTGCACAAGCAGCCTGACAACTTGTGGCGCGTCGATTTCCAGCTGGGCGTCGACGCCGACCCGGCGCTCGAGCGGCAGCCCGAGCGGGTCGAACGGCGGTTGCGCGCGATGTTCGGCCAGCGCGCGGCATTCAGGATCGATTGGGTGAGCGTCTACACGTTCCGTTGCCGGCGTTTGGAGCGTTTCGTCCAGTCGCGCGTCGTGTTCGCCGGTGACAGCGCGCACGAGGTCAGTCCGTTCGGCGGACGCGGCGGCAATGGGGGATTGCAGGACGTCGACAATCTCGGATGGCGGCTCGCGGCGATCGTGCGTCACGGCGCATCTCCTTCGCTGATCGATTCGTACAACGAAGAGCGGGTGTTCGCCGCTGACGAGAACATTCTCAACTCCACGCGCAGCGCGCGCTTCATCTCGCCGGAGAGCCCGGCCGTCGATACGCTGCGGCGCGCGGCGCTCGCGCTCGCACGCACGACGACGTTCGGACGTGCGCTCGTCAACTCCGGCCGCCTGTCGCGGCCGTCGGTGCTGACGGACGTCGGGCAGTTCGCCGGCGCGTCGGCGCTGCCCGGCGTGCTGAAACCCGGTTCGCCCGCAATCGACGCGCCCGTCAAGCGTGCAGGCGAGCCGGACTGGCTGCTCGCGCACCTGGGCGGTGCCGGTTACACGCTGCTCGTCTACGGCGAGCCCGACGACGCGGCGCTCGATGCGCTCGGCGCGGCGCCGAGCGCGCATCCGCTCGACGTTGTCGTGGTGTCGCCCGTACGTCACGCACACGAGCCGTCGGGCCGCATCGTCCTGTGGGATCACGAAGGCTTCGTCGCGCTCCGCTACGGGCTCGCATGCGGCAACGTGCTGTTGTTGCGCCCGGATCAGCACGTGCTCGGCTCGTTCGCGCGAGTCGATTCGCCCGAGCTACGCGCCGCGCTGCAACGGACGGTCGGCGTATCGGTTCCGATTTCGTCAGAGGAGGCGTAA
- a CDS encoding helix-turn-helix domain-containing protein, with product MTQPDPANADLITAIKVRDLLTRTGIAPRSHNTTIANILGLSFSVVTRKMKGQIPWNLSQLQDIASYFGVPPAILLDDKGAQSSPAVEMHDATLVIETRRFRCRAAISTKASNQPDSDFVALQWQDSWVVYENKHAPEGRAYPVDVVELRSSESSAYEVRVAVVDDSPDIAETICEYFAEKGVAAIAYHDSASFRDALEVEDFDGYILDWMLGAETAAGLVRRIRTSENADAPIFLLTGKISTGEASEDEIAEVVSSFNARCEEKPIRLPILFAEVARALKIAYPPNAHAS from the coding sequence ATGACCCAACCGGACCCAGCCAACGCCGACTTGATCACCGCGATCAAAGTCCGAGATCTCCTCACCCGGACGGGCATTGCGCCGCGCAGCCACAACACGACGATCGCCAATATCCTCGGCCTGAGTTTTTCCGTCGTCACGCGCAAGATGAAAGGGCAGATTCCATGGAATCTGTCGCAGCTTCAGGACATCGCTTCGTACTTCGGCGTGCCGCCCGCGATCCTGCTCGACGACAAAGGCGCCCAGTCGAGCCCGGCGGTCGAGATGCACGATGCGACGCTCGTCATCGAGACGCGGCGCTTCCGGTGCCGCGCGGCGATTTCGACGAAGGCCAGCAACCAGCCCGATTCGGATTTCGTCGCGCTCCAATGGCAGGACAGCTGGGTCGTCTATGAAAATAAGCACGCGCCGGAAGGCCGCGCTTATCCCGTCGACGTCGTCGAGCTTCGATCGAGCGAGAGCAGCGCGTACGAAGTGCGGGTCGCGGTCGTCGACGATTCGCCCGACATCGCCGAAACGATCTGCGAGTACTTCGCGGAGAAGGGCGTCGCCGCGATCGCATATCACGACAGCGCGTCCTTTCGCGACGCGCTGGAAGTCGAGGATTTCGACGGATACATTCTCGACTGGATGCTCGGCGCGGAAACCGCCGCCGGCCTCGTGCGCCGCATCCGCACGAGCGAAAACGCGGACGCGCCGATCTTCCTGCTGACCGGAAAAATCTCGACCGGCGAGGCAAGCGAGGACGAAATCGCGGAAGTCGTATCGAGCTTCAACGCCCGCTGCGAAGAAAAGCCGATCAGGCTGCCGATCTTGTTCGCCGAAGTGGCGCGCGCGCTGAAGATCGCGTACCCGCCCAACGCGCATGCAAGCTGA
- a CDS encoding penicillin acylase family protein, with protein MASTRNRMRRHLKILSGLILLCVLLAFAGATAYLRASLAQLDGDVRAPLLGAPMTAERDAFGVPTISARERVDAAYGIGYLHAQDRFFQMDMLRRSGAGELSELFGPIALDVDRDHRLFRFRALAAAVVAHLPADDLRVLERYTQGVNDGLAALRARPFEYALLRMQPQRWRPEDSLLVIWAMYFDLQGRLASREFARHWLRAHSTPEQLAFVLPTSSRFDAPLDAPGVAAPIARVSAAAPAWLRETKPAATINSVSLDEQSSVGSNNWVLAGSRSVGGAAIVGDDMHLSLGLPNIWYRAAFRFAGGAGPAARVVGVTLPGLPAVVVGSNGRIAWGFTNGYADCLDLLPLERDVRDPDRFKLGGAWQTARARVETIRVRGAAPVELTVLETTAGPVREIGGEFYAAHWIAQASGAANLEFMKMIDAAGIEDAIRVANAAGLPAQNIVIGDSSGRIGWTIAGALPDRRGRPDDGGDDASTWQAALPSDAYPRIVDPAGGQLWTANNRQLASDAYRLIGDGGADLGARASQLRDGLTALGRTDERSAYRLDLDDRARFMSLWRDRALRVLDEAALAGHPERAEFRRLLASGWTGRASADSVGYTLARGYLYRLYDVLFGGLDARLKQQQRDADYALANPRWPVVIARLLDEQPPAWLPADTASWRDVQLMAIDRTIAALTSKGAPLAEATWGERNTLRIAHPFARSVPLAGRWLSAPADQVPGDANMPRVAAPKFGQSERIVVSPGHEEHGLFNMPGGQSGHPLSPFFLAGHEAWVKGEPMPFLPGPTEHTLRFAP; from the coding sequence ATGGCTTCGACCCGGAATCGCATGCGGCGCCACCTGAAGATCCTGTCGGGCCTGATCCTGCTCTGCGTGCTGCTCGCTTTCGCGGGCGCGACTGCGTATCTGCGCGCGAGTCTTGCGCAACTCGACGGTGACGTCCGCGCGCCGCTGCTCGGCGCGCCGATGACGGCCGAGCGCGACGCGTTCGGCGTGCCGACGATTTCCGCGCGGGAGCGCGTCGACGCCGCGTACGGGATCGGCTATCTGCATGCGCAGGACCGCTTCTTCCAGATGGACATGCTGCGCCGAAGCGGCGCGGGCGAGCTGTCCGAGCTGTTCGGGCCGATCGCGCTCGACGTCGATCGCGACCATCGCCTGTTCCGGTTCCGCGCGCTCGCCGCAGCAGTTGTCGCGCACTTGCCGGCTGACGACTTGCGCGTGCTCGAGCGCTACACGCAAGGCGTGAACGACGGCCTCGCCGCGTTGCGCGCACGCCCGTTCGAATACGCGCTGCTGCGCATGCAGCCGCAGCGGTGGCGGCCCGAGGATTCGCTGCTCGTGATCTGGGCGATGTACTTCGATCTGCAAGGCCGGCTCGCGTCGCGCGAGTTCGCGCGGCACTGGCTGCGAGCGCACTCGACGCCCGAGCAGCTCGCGTTTGTGCTGCCGACGTCGAGCCGCTTCGATGCGCCGCTCGACGCGCCGGGCGTCGCCGCGCCGATCGCGCGGGTGAGCGCGGCCGCGCCGGCATGGCTGCGCGAAACGAAGCCCGCGGCGACGATCAACAGCGTGTCGCTCGACGAGCAGTCGTCGGTCGGCAGCAACAACTGGGTGCTCGCGGGCAGCCGCAGCGTGGGCGGCGCCGCGATCGTCGGCGACGACATGCATCTGTCGCTCGGCCTGCCGAACATCTGGTATCGCGCGGCGTTCAGGTTCGCGGGCGGCGCGGGGCCGGCCGCGCGGGTCGTCGGCGTGACGCTGCCCGGGCTGCCCGCCGTCGTGGTCGGCAGCAACGGGCGCATCGCGTGGGGCTTCACGAACGGCTACGCGGATTGCCTCGATCTGCTGCCGCTCGAGCGCGACGTGCGCGACCCTGATCGCTTCAAGCTCGGCGGCGCGTGGCAGACGGCGCGCGCGCGCGTCGAGACGATACGCGTGCGCGGCGCCGCGCCCGTCGAGCTGACCGTGCTCGAGACGACGGCCGGCCCCGTGCGCGAAATCGGTGGCGAGTTCTACGCGGCGCACTGGATCGCGCAGGCGAGCGGCGCGGCCAACCTCGAATTCATGAAGATGATCGATGCGGCCGGCATCGAGGACGCGATCAGGGTCGCGAACGCGGCGGGCCTTCCCGCGCAGAACATCGTGATCGGCGACAGCTCGGGGCGCATCGGCTGGACGATCGCGGGCGCGCTGCCCGATCGCCGGGGGCGGCCTGACGACGGTGGCGACGACGCCTCGACCTGGCAGGCGGCGCTGCCGTCCGACGCGTATCCGCGCATCGTCGATCCCGCGGGCGGCCAGCTCTGGACGGCGAACAACCGGCAGCTCGCGAGCGACGCGTACCGGCTGATCGGCGACGGCGGCGCGGATCTCGGCGCGCGCGCGAGCCAGTTGCGCGACGGCCTGACGGCGCTCGGGCGCACCGACGAGCGATCCGCATACCGGCTCGATCTCGACGATCGCGCGCGCTTCATGTCGCTCTGGCGCGACCGGGCGCTGCGCGTGCTCGACGAAGCGGCGCTCGCCGGCCATCCCGAGCGCGCGGAGTTCCGGCGCCTGCTCGCGAGCGGCTGGACGGGGCGCGCGAGCGCCGACTCGGTCGGATACACGCTCGCGCGCGGCTATCTGTACCGGCTCTACGACGTGCTCTTCGGCGGACTCGACGCGCGCCTGAAGCAGCAACAGCGCGACGCCGACTACGCGCTGGCGAATCCGCGCTGGCCGGTCGTGATCGCGCGGCTGCTCGACGAGCAGCCGCCCGCGTGGCTGCCCGCCGACACGGCGAGCTGGCGCGACGTGCAACTGATGGCGATCGATCGGACGATTGCCGCGCTGACCTCGAAGGGCGCGCCGCTCGCCGAAGCCACCTGGGGCGAGCGCAACACGCTGCGGATCGCGCATCCGTTCGCGCGCAGCGTGCCGCTCGCGGGGCGCTGGCTGTCCGCACCCGCCGATCAGGTGCCGGGCGATGCGAACATGCCGCGCGTCGCCGCGCCGAAGTTCGGGCAATCGGAGCGGATCGTCGTTTCGCCGGGGCACGAGGAGCACGGGCTCTTCAACATGCCGGGCGGGCAGAGCGGGCATCCGCTCAGTCCGTTTTTCCTCGCGGGACACGAGGCATGGGTGAAGGGCGAGCCGATGCCGTTCCTGCCGGGGCCGACCGAGCACACGCTGCGGTTCGCGCCATAG
- the atsR gene encoding hybrid sensor histidine kinase/response regulator AtsR (AtsR signifies Adherence and T6SS Regulator.), whose translation MSKVRWRNEKIIVALGSLWILGFAAWAFLLYDLLGTSVKEGILEGPREGVFWTAAQYRNSFSRFDRQLILYAARQDRDFDGVLLQLDSLEASFGFLQRPSEVSAYWLSIPKARDDIDELARFMTSLRRDVPALRDRPDDAKRVLRDLAGHWPKVNALANYFRSIEMEQRDFTFHQLKEKRRAIVMLGGVLGVILGALFLLLFYTIRTRGSLLERQQAALDAQRQASDRAFEMIAAKNAFLGMVSHELRTPLQAICGSIEVLLARPQSEANTKTIKRLQNSAASLEAQVKELTDYIKLRSTNRSVQAETVQVAPLLTEVLDPLRARARDKHLTAALRVEPPDLVVKSDRKLIQQIVSNLIENAIKYTNSGTISISADLTGTAAKRAMRIAVRDTGVGIAKNMLQKIFEPFFRVNAPGVRHVDGIGMGLAVVRELVVALHGHVEVRSVVGEGSEFVVTLPVELPGSADVSGDAAQPSLQTPHRGLHALVVDDNENARETLGAMLTALGIQVDLRGTGKEGLRCFGERQHDIVVLDLELPDLSGFEVAEQIRWATSAGTQKKTSILGVSAYESALLKGDRAIFDEFVPKPVHLDALSRIVRRLRN comes from the coding sequence ATGAGCAAGGTTCGATGGCGAAATGAAAAAATCATCGTCGCGCTGGGGTCCTTGTGGATTCTGGGCTTCGCCGCGTGGGCGTTCCTGCTGTACGACCTGCTCGGCACGTCGGTCAAGGAAGGCATTCTGGAAGGCCCGCGCGAAGGTGTGTTCTGGACTGCTGCGCAATATCGAAACTCGTTCAGCCGGTTCGATCGGCAACTGATTCTCTACGCGGCCCGTCAGGATCGCGACTTCGACGGCGTGCTGCTCCAGCTCGACAGCCTCGAAGCGTCGTTCGGCTTCCTCCAGCGGCCGTCCGAGGTGTCCGCCTACTGGCTGAGCATCCCCAAGGCTCGCGACGACATCGACGAGCTGGCCCGCTTCATGACGAGCCTGCGTCGCGACGTTCCCGCGCTGCGCGACCGCCCGGACGATGCGAAACGCGTCCTGCGCGATCTTGCCGGACATTGGCCGAAGGTGAACGCGCTCGCGAATTACTTTCGCTCGATCGAAATGGAGCAGCGCGACTTCACGTTCCATCAGCTCAAGGAGAAGCGGCGCGCGATCGTCATGCTGGGCGGCGTGCTCGGCGTCATCCTCGGCGCGCTGTTCCTGCTCCTCTTCTACACGATACGCACGCGCGGCAGCCTGCTCGAACGGCAACAGGCGGCGCTCGACGCGCAACGTCAGGCGTCCGACCGCGCATTCGAGATGATCGCCGCGAAGAACGCGTTCCTCGGCATGGTCAGCCACGAATTGCGCACGCCGTTGCAGGCGATCTGCGGATCGATCGAGGTTCTGCTCGCGCGCCCGCAGTCCGAAGCCAACACGAAGACGATCAAGCGCTTGCAGAACTCGGCCGCGTCGCTCGAAGCGCAGGTGAAGGAGCTCACCGACTACATCAAGCTTCGGTCCACGAATCGATCCGTTCAAGCGGAGACCGTCCAGGTCGCGCCGCTGTTGACCGAGGTCCTCGATCCGCTGCGCGCCAGGGCCCGCGACAAGCACCTGACGGCGGCGCTGCGCGTCGAGCCGCCCGATCTCGTCGTCAAATCGGACCGCAAGCTGATCCAGCAGATCGTATCGAACCTGATCGAAAACGCGATCAAATACACGAACAGCGGGACGATTTCGATTTCGGCGGATCTGACGGGCACCGCCGCGAAGCGCGCGATGAGAATCGCCGTGCGCGATACCGGCGTCGGCATTGCGAAGAACATGCTGCAGAAGATCTTCGAGCCGTTCTTTCGCGTGAACGCCCCCGGCGTCCGCCATGTCGACGGCATCGGCATGGGGCTCGCGGTCGTGCGGGAGCTCGTCGTCGCGCTGCACGGACATGTAGAGGTCCGAAGCGTCGTCGGCGAAGGAAGCGAATTCGTCGTCACGCTGCCCGTCGAGCTGCCCGGCAGCGCCGATGTGTCCGGCGACGCGGCGCAACCGTCATTGCAGACGCCGCATCGCGGCCTGCATGCGCTCGTCGTCGACGACAACGAGAACGCGCGCGAAACGCTCGGCGCGATGCTGACGGCCCTCGGCATTCAGGTCGATTTGCGCGGCACGGGCAAGGAAGGGCTGCGATGCTTCGGCGAGCGCCAGCACGACATCGTCGTGCTCGATCTGGAGCTGCCCGATCTGAGCGGCTTCGAAGTGGCCGAGCAGATCCGCTGGGCGACGTCGGCCGGCACGCAAAAGAAGACGTCGATACTCGGCGTGAGCGCGTACGAATCCGCGTTGCTCAAGGGCGATCGGGCGATCTTCGACGAGTTCGTCCCGAAGCCGGTTCATCTGGACGCGCTCAGCCGCATCGTCCGCCGGCTGCGCAACTGA
- a CDS encoding MFS transporter, with amino-acid sequence MTTPAALPMGQETLSRRLVLLLAVGTGIGVANVYYIQPILSLVQREFDVPSQLIGWAPTLTQIGYALGILLLAPLGDMLNRRSLIMTKGLLLIVSLAATVLSPNYATLLATSAAIGLFSSVGQDFIPVAAQLAPEAHRGRMVGTVTTGLLTGVLLSRTLGGFVAQQLGWRAIYAVAAVLEGLIVLAVWRFLPPLRVSVAGRYGKLMASLFELWRRHAALRRAVYTQGLLAMSLGAFWSTLALVLAAPPFHQGSGVAGAYGVAGAAGALAAPLFGRFADRAGPIHAIRLGCLLVISSFVGMWIFSGSMIALAIGAVLFDLGVMAALVSHQTIVNTIDPAARSRLNGILITGAMFGVAAGAEAGNVALNHAGWPGICTVGALVGGLALLLRLGNR; translated from the coding sequence TTGACGACACCTGCCGCGTTGCCCATGGGTCAGGAGACCCTGTCTCGACGTCTCGTCCTGCTGCTGGCGGTCGGGACCGGAATCGGCGTCGCGAACGTCTACTACATTCAACCGATCCTGAGCCTCGTCCAACGTGAATTCGACGTCCCTTCGCAACTGATCGGCTGGGCGCCGACGCTCACGCAAATCGGCTACGCACTCGGCATCCTGCTGCTCGCGCCGCTTGGCGACATGCTGAACCGCCGCTCGCTGATCATGACCAAGGGGCTGCTGCTGATCGTGTCGCTCGCCGCCACGGTGCTGTCGCCGAACTACGCGACGCTTCTCGCGACGAGCGCCGCGATCGGCCTGTTCAGCAGCGTCGGACAAGATTTCATCCCGGTCGCGGCGCAGCTCGCACCGGAGGCGCATCGCGGCCGCATGGTCGGCACGGTGACGACAGGACTCCTGACGGGCGTGCTGCTGTCGCGCACGCTCGGCGGGTTCGTCGCGCAGCAGCTCGGCTGGCGGGCGATCTACGCGGTCGCGGCGGTGCTCGAAGGCCTGATCGTGCTCGCGGTGTGGCGCTTCCTGCCGCCGCTGCGCGTGAGCGTCGCCGGCCGCTACGGGAAGCTGATGGCGAGCCTCTTCGAGCTATGGCGCCGGCATGCGGCGTTGCGGCGCGCCGTCTACACGCAGGGCCTGCTCGCGATGTCGCTCGGTGCGTTCTGGTCGACGCTCGCGCTCGTCCTCGCCGCACCGCCATTTCACCAGGGCTCGGGCGTCGCGGGCGCGTACGGCGTCGCGGGGGCGGCTGGCGCGCTCGCCGCGCCGCTCTTCGGACGATTCGCCGACCGCGCGGGCCCGATCCATGCGATTCGGCTCGGCTGCCTGCTCGTCATCAGCTCGTTCGTCGGCATGTGGATTTTCTCGGGCTCGATGATCGCGCTCGCGATCGGCGCCGTGCTATTCGACCTCGGCGTGATGGCCGCGCTCGTCTCGCACCAGACGATCGTCAACACGATCGACCCCGCCGCACGCAGCCGCCTGAACGGCATCCTGATCACGGGCGCAATGTTCGGCGTCGCCGCGGGTGCGGAGGCGGGCAACGTCGCGTTGAACCACGCCGGCTGGCCCGGCATCTGCACGGTGGGCGCGCTCGTCGGCGGCCTTGCGCTGTTGCTCCGGCTCGGCAACCGATGA
- a CDS encoding LysR family transcriptional regulator produces MDRIQAMEVFTRVVDANSFTRAAETLGMPRASVTTIIQNLEALLGVRLMHRTTRRLSLTPEGAAYYEHCIKIITEIAETDASFQIGNRKPSGALRVHMPSSLGRRLVIPALPIFRQRYPDIVLDLGLSDRPVDPVEEGIDCMIRVGPLEDSSMVARRIGMLKRVTCASPDYLKRFGEPTQIEELAAHHAVNFRASHGSRPVPWVFVIDGKPVEVRLNGAVTVNDSDAYVTCGVEGFGMIQPTLFMVLPHLLDGSLREVLPGFNPKPKPISIVYPNNRHLSAKVRVFADWIAELFESTPALEGGEDWRGGVAAREAQGRRGQVAA; encoded by the coding sequence ATGGACCGCATTCAGGCAATGGAAGTTTTCACCCGCGTGGTCGATGCGAACAGCTTCACGCGGGCCGCGGAGACGCTCGGGATGCCGCGCGCGTCGGTGACGACGATCATCCAGAATCTCGAGGCGCTGCTCGGCGTGCGCCTGATGCATCGGACGACGCGCCGGCTGTCGCTGACGCCGGAAGGCGCCGCGTACTACGAGCACTGCATCAAGATCATCACCGAGATCGCGGAAACCGATGCGAGCTTTCAGATCGGCAACCGCAAGCCGAGCGGCGCGCTGCGCGTGCATATGCCGAGCTCGCTCGGGCGGCGGCTCGTGATTCCCGCGCTGCCGATCTTCCGTCAGCGCTACCCGGACATCGTGCTCGATCTCGGGCTGTCCGATCGCCCGGTGGACCCGGTCGAAGAGGGGATCGACTGCATGATCCGCGTCGGGCCGCTCGAGGATTCGTCGATGGTCGCGCGGCGGATCGGGATGCTCAAGCGCGTCACGTGCGCGTCGCCCGATTACCTGAAGCGCTTCGGCGAGCCCACGCAAATCGAGGAGCTGGCCGCGCACCACGCGGTGAACTTCCGCGCGAGCCACGGTTCGCGGCCGGTGCCGTGGGTGTTCGTGATCGACGGCAAGCCGGTCGAGGTCAGGTTGAACGGCGCCGTGACCGTCAACGATTCGGATGCCTACGTGACCTGCGGCGTCGAAGGCTTCGGCATGATCCAGCCGACGCTGTTCATGGTGCTGCCGCACCTGCTCGACGGATCGCTGCGGGAGGTGCTGCCGGGCTTCAATCCGAAGCCGAAGCCGATTTCGATCGTCTATCCGAACAATCGGCATCTGTCCGCGAAGGTGCGCGTATTCGCCGACTGGATCGCCGAGCTGTTCGAATCGACGCCCGCGCTCGAAGGCGGCGAGGATTGGCGCGGCGGCGTCGCGGCGCGGGAAGCGCAGGGGAGGCGCGGGCAGGTGGCGGCGTAG
- a CDS encoding molybdopterin-dependent oxidoreductase: protein MRMSIEWMKSFALTLLLGVAISSYAAPFKFTVDGNIRHANQSGRHAYVFSEADLMALPQHSITTSTSWTPSATFTGPRLTDILKTVGATGTQIEFHCIDEYTFTIPISDADKYGVILARKMNGKVLDNNSYGPLWIMYPRDRFPDELKTPISEAKFAWQIIGLTVK from the coding sequence ATGCGAATGTCGATCGAATGGATGAAGAGCTTCGCGCTGACGCTGCTGCTGGGCGTCGCGATCTCGTCTTACGCCGCCCCCTTCAAGTTCACGGTCGACGGAAACATCAGGCATGCCAATCAATCGGGCCGGCACGCGTACGTCTTTTCCGAAGCGGATCTGATGGCCCTGCCGCAGCATTCGATCACCACGTCCACGAGTTGGACGCCAAGCGCCACGTTCACCGGCCCGCGCCTCACCGACATCCTCAAGACCGTCGGCGCGACCGGCACGCAAATCGAATTCCACTGCATCGACGAATACACGTTCACGATCCCGATTTCCGATGCCGACAAATACGGCGTCATTCTCGCGCGGAAGATGAACGGCAAGGTGCTCGACAACAACAGCTATGGGCCGCTGTGGATCATGTATCCGCGCGACCGGTTCCCCGACGAGCTGAAGACGCCGATCAGCGAAGCGAAGTTTGCATGGCAGATCATCGGGCTCACCGTGAAATGA